The Caballeronia sp. SL2Y3 genome includes a window with the following:
- the pabB gene encoding aminodeoxychorismate synthase component I gives MKIEARSAVFALLDDCDATAERRSSRLYADFSHEHVCEDGRELDAVCAAVERDLTSGLHAVVVADYEFGRNLQFGSIGRGGDHALRVLMFRSCALLSRDEASEWLASQDAESAEPSVAGVGGIQPSITRDEFDRAIAAIKQALEEGESYQVNYTFRLNFDVFGSPLALYRRLRERQPVRYGAFIALPDGRAVVSCSPELFVEKHGDVLRAKPMKGTAPRDSDPAVLRCDPKNRAENVMIVDLLRNDLSRVATTGSVHVPALFSVEPYASVWQMTSTVEARVAPDTSFAAIVRALFPCGSITGAPKYRTMQLIDQIESTPRGLYTGAIGWLDRSGDFCLSVAIRTLVIDADQQRGLLGIGAGIVLDSIAESEYEECLLKARFLTGADPGFELFETTYATRDEGVRHYSRHVARLEASAAYLGFPFDKRALNAQVAQQCASFEAGKPYRLRIVLDKSGRLALTSAPLAPLSSDTVDVLLAADRGFAPQSSADVLLRHKTTRRADYDRAWKAAEVEGAFDVLFTNERGELTEGGRSSVFVKLDGKWWTPPLSAGVLPGVMRAVLMDELGASERTLTVRDIDRAEGLLLSNALRGAVEARLKR, from the coding sequence ATGAAGATCGAAGCACGCAGCGCGGTGTTCGCGCTGCTCGACGATTGCGACGCGACCGCCGAAAGGCGGTCGAGTCGTTTGTACGCGGACTTTTCGCACGAGCATGTGTGCGAGGACGGGCGCGAACTCGATGCGGTCTGCGCCGCCGTCGAACGCGATCTGACAAGCGGACTGCATGCAGTCGTCGTCGCGGATTACGAGTTCGGGCGCAACCTTCAGTTCGGCAGCATCGGGCGCGGCGGCGATCACGCGCTGCGCGTGCTCATGTTCCGCTCGTGCGCGCTGCTGTCACGCGATGAGGCGAGCGAATGGCTGGCGTCGCAGGATGCGGAAAGCGCCGAGCCTTCGGTCGCGGGCGTGGGCGGCATCCAGCCGAGCATCACGCGCGACGAATTCGACCGCGCGATTGCTGCCATCAAGCAGGCGCTGGAAGAAGGCGAGTCGTATCAGGTCAACTACACGTTCCGGCTGAATTTCGATGTTTTCGGTTCGCCGCTCGCGCTGTATCGACGGCTGCGGGAGCGGCAGCCCGTCAGGTACGGCGCTTTCATCGCGTTGCCGGATGGGCGCGCGGTCGTGTCGTGCTCGCCGGAGCTTTTCGTCGAGAAGCATGGCGACGTGCTGCGCGCAAAGCCGATGAAAGGCACCGCGCCGCGCGACTCGGACCCCGCCGTGCTGCGCTGCGATCCGAAGAATCGCGCGGAGAACGTGATGATCGTCGACTTGCTGCGCAACGACCTCTCGCGTGTCGCGACGACGGGCTCCGTGCATGTGCCGGCGCTTTTTTCCGTGGAGCCGTACGCGTCGGTCTGGCAGATGACTTCGACCGTCGAGGCGCGCGTGGCGCCCGACACGTCGTTCGCCGCGATCGTGCGGGCGCTGTTTCCGTGCGGATCGATTACCGGCGCGCCGAAGTACCGCACGATGCAACTCATCGATCAGATCGAAAGCACGCCGCGCGGGCTTTATACCGGCGCAATCGGCTGGCTCGATAGGAGCGGCGATTTCTGCCTCTCCGTCGCCATCCGTACGCTGGTGATCGACGCGGACCAGCAGCGCGGCTTGCTTGGCATCGGCGCGGGCATCGTGCTGGATAGCATCGCCGAGAGCGAGTACGAGGAGTGTCTTCTGAAGGCGCGCTTCCTGACCGGCGCGGACCCTGGCTTCGAACTCTTCGAGACGACGTACGCCACGCGGGACGAAGGCGTGCGCCACTACTCGCGTCACGTTGCGCGACTCGAAGCGAGCGCAGCGTATTTGGGCTTCCCCTTCGACAAGCGCGCTCTGAATGCCCAAGTCGCGCAGCAATGCGCGAGCTTCGAAGCGGGCAAGCCGTATCGCTTGCGCATCGTGCTCGACAAGAGCGGACGCCTCGCGCTGACGAGTGCGCCGCTTGCGCCATTGTCGTCGGATACGGTGGATGTGCTGCTCGCCGCGGACCGAGGCTTCGCGCCGCAATCATCCGCCGATGTATTGCTTCGCCACAAAACGACGCGCCGCGCCGACTACGACCGCGCGTGGAAAGCCGCCGAAGTCGAAGGCGCGTTCGACGTGCTGTTCACGAACGAGCGCGGCGAACTGACCGAAGGCGGCCGTTCGAGCGTGTTCGTGAAGCTGGACGGAAAGTGGTGGACGCCGCCCTTAAGCGCAGGCGTGTTGCCGGGCGTCATGCGGGCGGTGCTGATGGACGAACTCGGCGCGTCGGAACGCACGCTGACCGTGCGAGACATCGACCGCGCCGAAGGTTTGCTTCTCAGCAATGCGCTGCGCGGCGCGGTCGAGGCAAGGCTCAAACGCTAA
- the dgoD gene encoding galactonate dehydratase gives MKITKLETFIVPPRWCFLKIETDEGITGWGEPVVEGRAHTVAAAVDELADYLIGKDPRHIEDLWQVMYRAGFYRGGPIGMSAIAGVDQALWDILGKHHGVPIHALLGGQVRDKIKVYSWIGGDRPSDVANNARAVVERGFKAVKMNGSEELQMIDTFDKVQGVIDNVRAVREAVGPNVGIGVDFHGRVHKPMAKVLARELDPFKLMFIEEPVLSENVEALRDIVNQTSTPIALGERLYSRWDFKHILAGGYVDIIQPDASHAGGLTECRKIASMAEAYDVALALHCPLGPIALATCLQIDAVSYNAFIQEQSLGIHYNTGNDLLDYIKNPEVFKYDDGMVSIPQGPGLGIEVNEEKVREMAKVGHRWRNPVWRHADGSVAEW, from the coding sequence ATGAAAATCACGAAACTCGAAACCTTCATCGTTCCGCCGCGCTGGTGCTTCCTCAAGATCGAAACCGACGAAGGCATCACCGGCTGGGGCGAGCCCGTCGTCGAAGGCCGCGCGCACACGGTGGCCGCCGCCGTCGACGAACTCGCGGACTATCTGATCGGCAAGGACCCGCGCCATATCGAAGACTTGTGGCAAGTGATGTATCGCGCGGGCTTCTATCGCGGCGGCCCGATCGGCATGAGCGCGATCGCGGGCGTCGATCAGGCGCTGTGGGACATTCTCGGCAAGCATCACGGCGTGCCGATTCACGCGCTGCTCGGCGGCCAGGTCCGCGACAAGATCAAGGTGTATTCGTGGATCGGCGGCGATCGTCCGAGCGATGTCGCGAACAACGCGCGCGCGGTCGTCGAACGCGGCTTCAAGGCCGTGAAGATGAACGGCTCCGAAGAATTGCAGATGATCGACACGTTCGACAAGGTGCAAGGCGTGATCGACAACGTTCGGGCCGTGCGCGAGGCGGTCGGCCCGAACGTCGGCATCGGCGTGGACTTCCATGGCCGCGTGCACAAGCCGATGGCGAAGGTGCTGGCGAGAGAACTCGATCCGTTCAAGCTGATGTTCATCGAGGAGCCGGTGCTCTCTGAGAACGTCGAGGCACTGCGCGATATCGTCAATCAGACGAGCACGCCGATTGCGCTCGGTGAGCGGCTGTATTCGCGCTGGGACTTCAAGCACATTCTCGCGGGCGGCTATGTCGATATCATTCAGCCGGACGCGTCGCACGCGGGCGGGCTGACGGAGTGCCGCAAGATCGCGTCGATGGCGGAAGCGTACGATGTCGCGCTCGCGCTGCATTGCCCGCTCGGCCCGATTGCGCTCGCCACGTGTCTGCAAATCGATGCCGTCAGCTACAACGCGTTCATTCAGGAACAGAGTCTCGGCATTCACTACAACACGGGCAACGATCTGCTCGACTACATCAAGAATCCCGAAGTCTTCAAGTACGACGACGGGATGGTGTCGATCCCGCAAGGGCCGGGACTCGGCATCGAAGTCAACGAGGAGAAGGTGCGCGAGATGGCGAAGGTCGGGCACCGCTGGCGCAATCCGGTGTGGCGTCACGCGGATGGCAGCGTCGCGGAGTGGTGA
- a CDS encoding FadR/GntR family transcriptional regulator: MIHRDLHGRVAHELGMAILRGDFPPGSPLPREADLIERFGVSRTVLREALRTLTSKGLVESRPKVGTRVRPKDAWNLLDADMLDWYSRVAPPMLFALKLQEMREMIEPYAAALAAGNHEPSTLERLERAHRAMTEARNVDEWVRADLDFHLCVLAACSNELLVPLGALIARTLEGQLRLNAKRADVFNASLAEHTAVFDAIAARDAAAARRAMADLLGVTRDRIEG, translated from the coding sequence ATCATTCACCGCGATTTGCATGGCCGCGTGGCGCACGAACTGGGCATGGCTATTCTGCGGGGCGACTTCCCGCCCGGCTCGCCGTTGCCTCGCGAGGCGGATCTGATTGAACGCTTCGGCGTGAGCCGCACCGTGCTGCGCGAGGCGCTGCGCACGCTCACATCGAAAGGGCTCGTCGAATCGCGGCCGAAGGTGGGCACGCGGGTGCGCCCGAAGGACGCGTGGAATCTGCTCGACGCCGACATGCTCGACTGGTACTCGCGGGTCGCGCCGCCCATGCTCTTTGCGCTGAAGCTCCAGGAAATGCGCGAGATGATCGAGCCGTATGCGGCCGCGCTCGCCGCCGGCAATCACGAGCCGAGCACGCTGGAACGGCTGGAACGCGCGCATCGCGCGATGACGGAAGCGCGCAACGTCGACGAATGGGTGCGCGCCGACCTCGACTTTCACTTATGCGTGCTGGCCGCTTGCAGCAACGAGTTGCTGGTGCCGCTTGGCGCGTTGATCGCCCGCACGCTCGAAGGCCAGTTGCGCCTGAATGCGAAGCGCGCCGACGTCTTCAACGCGTCGCTGGCCGAACATACGGCGGTGTTCGATGCCATCGCCGCTCGCGACGCCGCCGCCGCTCGGCGCGCGATGGCCGATCTGCTCGGCGTGACACGCGACCGTATCGAAGGCTGA
- the gloA gene encoding lactoylglutathione lyase, producing MRLLHTMLRVGDLQRSIDFYTRILGMKVLRQSENPEYKYTLAFVGYGDESENSVLELTYNWGVEKYEMGTAYGHIALEVNNAAEACDRIREAGGKVTREAGPVKGGKTVIAFVEDPDGYKVELIEKHS from the coding sequence ATGCGACTCCTCCACACGATGCTGCGCGTCGGCGACCTGCAGCGTTCCATCGATTTCTATACGCGTATTCTCGGCATGAAAGTGCTGCGCCAGAGCGAGAACCCGGAATACAAGTACACGCTCGCGTTCGTCGGCTACGGCGACGAGAGCGAGAACAGCGTGCTCGAACTGACGTACAACTGGGGCGTCGAAAAGTACGAGATGGGCACGGCTTACGGCCATATCGCGCTCGAAGTGAATAACGCGGCCGAGGCGTGCGACCGCATCCGCGAAGCGGGCGGCAAGGTCACGCGCGAAGCCGGTCCCGTGAAGGGCGGCAAGACGGTGATCGCGTTCGTGGAAGATCCGGACGGCTACAAGGTCGAGCTGATCGAAAAGCATTCCTGA
- a CDS encoding M48 family metallopeptidase, producing the protein MQKTPSRQRPAVALDTLQLDLPFEHAPAAAPAPLRGELPSSEPTAKPAPLPEGVRLRRIVLGARALDYRFKRSARRTIGFCIDATGLTITAPRWVTIADIESAIVDKQSWILRKLAEWQTRVEERALPRIEWKDGAEFPFLGKTIRVSLNAAASALSFDAETNVLALALPALADAQQIKDRVQNWLQSEAKRIFGERLAVYAQKLGVEFRAYALSSAATRWGSCSSDGKIRLNWRLIHFPVWIIDYVVAHELAHLREMNHSPRFWRTVESIFPEFREARHTLKHHPPDLLPTL; encoded by the coding sequence ATGCAGAAGACTCCCTCGCGACAGCGCCCCGCCGTCGCGCTCGATACACTGCAACTCGATCTTCCGTTCGAGCATGCGCCCGCCGCCGCGCCCGCGCCGCTGCGCGGCGAGCTTCCCTCTTCCGAGCCGACCGCCAAGCCTGCGCCGCTGCCCGAAGGCGTGCGGCTGCGGCGCATCGTGCTCGGCGCGCGCGCGCTGGATTACCGCTTCAAGCGGTCGGCGCGCCGGACCATCGGCTTTTGCATCGACGCGACCGGACTCACGATCACCGCGCCGCGCTGGGTGACGATCGCGGATATCGAAAGCGCCATCGTCGACAAGCAAAGCTGGATTCTGCGCAAGCTGGCCGAATGGCAAACGCGCGTCGAGGAACGCGCGCTGCCGCGCATCGAATGGAAGGACGGCGCGGAGTTTCCGTTTCTCGGCAAGACGATTCGCGTGTCGCTGAACGCGGCCGCGAGCGCGCTTTCCTTCGATGCCGAGACCAACGTGCTGGCGCTCGCCCTGCCCGCGCTCGCCGACGCGCAGCAGATCAAGGACCGCGTGCAGAACTGGCTGCAAAGCGAAGCCAAGCGCATCTTCGGCGAGCGGCTCGCGGTGTATGCGCAGAAGCTGGGCGTCGAATTTCGCGCGTACGCGTTGTCGTCGGCGGCGACCCGCTGGGGCAGTTGTTCGAGCGACGGCAAGATTCGCCTGAACTGGCGGCTCATTCACTTTCCGGTGTGGATCATCGATTACGTGGTCGCGCACGAGCTTGCGCACTTGCGCGAGATGAACCACAGCCCGCGTTTCTGGCGCACCGTCGAATCCATCTTTCCGGAGTTCCGCGAGGCGCGGCATACGTTGAAGCACCATCCGCCGGACCTGCTGCCGACGCTGTAA
- a CDS encoding 1-acyl-sn-glycerol-3-phosphate acyltransferase yields the protein MRFIRSLLLMLYFVVYTVPYATACFIAFPFMRAHNRYWMAAGWCKSTIVVLRYLVGIRYTIEGMENLPNGPAVLLSKHQSAWETLAFPALMPRPLCYVFKRELLYVPFFGWALGLLKMVHIDRSQGRDAFASVTRQGRARMDEGAWVIMFPEGTRTRVGAQGKYKTGGARFAVATGAPVVPIAHNAGHVWPRNSFMKYPGIVTVSIGKPIDTAGLSPEEVNARVESWIETEMRRIDPLAYAAPGSEPHRAGAAGAGR from the coding sequence ATGCGCTTCATCCGTTCTCTGCTGTTGATGCTGTACTTCGTCGTGTACACGGTGCCGTACGCGACCGCCTGCTTCATCGCGTTTCCGTTCATGCGCGCGCACAACCGCTACTGGATGGCGGCGGGCTGGTGCAAATCGACGATCGTCGTGCTGCGGTATCTCGTCGGCATTCGCTACACGATAGAAGGCATGGAGAACCTGCCGAATGGCCCCGCCGTGCTTCTGTCGAAACATCAATCCGCATGGGAAACGCTCGCGTTTCCGGCGCTGATGCCGCGCCCGCTCTGCTATGTGTTCAAGCGCGAGTTGCTGTACGTGCCGTTTTTCGGCTGGGCGCTCGGTCTCCTGAAGATGGTGCACATCGACCGCTCCCAGGGCCGCGACGCATTCGCCTCGGTCACGCGCCAAGGCCGCGCGCGCATGGACGAAGGCGCGTGGGTCATCATGTTTCCGGAAGGCACGCGCACACGCGTCGGCGCGCAAGGCAAGTACAAGACGGGCGGCGCGCGCTTCGCGGTGGCCACGGGCGCGCCTGTCGTGCCGATCGCGCATAACGCCGGGCACGTCTGGCCGCGCAATTCGTTCATGAAATATCCGGGTATAGTCACGGTGTCGATCGGCAAGCCCATCGATACCGCCGGACTCTCGCCCGAAGAAGTGAATGCGCGCGTCGAGAGCTGGATCGAAACGGAGATGCGCCGTATCGATCCGCTCGCGTATGCCGCGCCGGGCAGTGAGCCGCATCGGGCCGGCGCTGCGGGCGCGGGCCGCTGA
- the gmhB gene encoding D-glycero-beta-D-manno-heptose 1,7-bisphosphate 7-phosphatase — protein MNRRLVILDRDGVINVDSDAFIKSPDEWVAIPGSLEAIARLNQAGYRVAIASNQSGIGRGLFDMAALNAMHQKMNRAAAAVGGRIDAIFFCPHTAEDECDCRKPKPGMLQQIIDRFEIDPEDTPVVGDALRDLQAGAALGFPVHLVLTGKGEKTLAQGNLPEGTEVHKDLRAFALDFLARHHD, from the coding sequence ATGAACAGACGACTCGTGATTCTGGACCGCGACGGCGTCATCAACGTCGATTCGGACGCGTTCATCAAGTCGCCGGACGAATGGGTCGCCATTCCCGGCAGCCTCGAAGCCATCGCGCGGCTGAATCAGGCGGGCTACCGCGTGGCGATCGCGTCGAACCAGTCGGGCATCGGGCGCGGTCTGTTCGACATGGCCGCGCTCAACGCCATGCATCAGAAGATGAACCGCGCGGCGGCGGCGGTCGGCGGACGCATCGACGCAATCTTCTTCTGTCCGCATACGGCCGAAGACGAGTGCGATTGCAGAAAGCCGAAGCCCGGCATGCTGCAGCAGATCATCGACCGTTTCGAGATCGATCCGGAAGACACGCCCGTCGTCGGCGATGCCCTGCGCGATCTTCAGGCGGGCGCGGCGCTCGGCTTTCCGGTGCATCTCGTGCTGACCGGCAAGGGCGAAAAAACGCTCGCGCAAGGCAACTTGCCCGAAGGCACGGAGGTTCACAAGGACCTGCGCGCGTTCGCGCTCGACTTTCTCGCGCGGCACCACGACTGA
- the glyS gene encoding glycine--tRNA ligase subunit beta, with the protein MTQSNHASLLVELLTEELPPKALARLGTAFAEGIVERLAARDLIEGAVSFEQYATPRRLAVLIRNVRDVAPEKQVREKVLPVSVALDKEGNPTPPLAKKLAALGFPDFPLAELERAQDGKAEAFFLRYAAPGATLADGLQAALDETLTKLPIPKVMTYQRPDGTNVQFVRPVQRLVAMHGRNVVPVSALGVDAGDTTIGHRFLSHGFIAIPSADDYSETLRTKAHVVANFDDRRESIRTQLQAFAGEDRVVMPESLLDEVNALVEWPVVYQCRFDEEFLQVPQECLILTMQTNQKYFALTDQNGKLRSRFLIVSNIDTQTPAEIIEGNERVVRPRLADAKFFFTQDKKKRLEERVPLLANVVYHNKLGSTLERVQRLEALAGEIAPMVGVDAALTRRAARLAKADLLTDMVGEFPELQGTMGTYYARHDGEPEEVALACSEHYQPRFSGDDTPSTGVGSAVALADKLETIVGIWGIGLAPTGEKDPFALRRHALGVLRILLEKKLPVDLRDLVAAAQRQFAGMPQVADSTEAVYAFFLDRLRGLLRERGFEANDIEAVLSLNPTRLDDIVARLDAVREFAALPEAASLAAANKRITNILKKSEQGAPSSVNPELLVEPAEKNLYAQIQSVTPRVQSQLAARNYTEALSALAALRESVDTFFNDVMVNAEDAALRNNRLALLGALHQQMNCVADISKLAA; encoded by the coding sequence ATGACGCAATCCAATCACGCTTCCCTGCTCGTCGAGCTGCTCACCGAAGAACTTCCGCCGAAAGCCCTCGCGCGTCTCGGCACCGCGTTCGCCGAAGGCATCGTCGAGCGGCTCGCCGCCCGCGATCTGATCGAAGGCGCCGTATCGTTCGAACAGTACGCGACGCCGCGCCGCCTCGCCGTGTTGATCCGCAACGTGCGCGATGTCGCGCCCGAGAAGCAGGTCCGCGAAAAAGTGCTGCCGGTCTCGGTCGCGCTCGACAAGGAAGGCAATCCCACGCCGCCGCTCGCGAAGAAACTCGCCGCGCTCGGCTTCCCCGACTTCCCGCTCGCGGAGCTCGAACGCGCGCAGGACGGCAAGGCCGAGGCGTTCTTCCTGCGCTATGCGGCGCCCGGCGCGACGCTCGCCGACGGCCTGCAAGCCGCGCTCGACGAAACGCTGACCAAGCTGCCGATCCCGAAGGTCATGACGTATCAGCGTCCGGACGGCACCAACGTGCAGTTCGTGCGTCCGGTGCAGCGCCTTGTCGCCATGCACGGCCGCAATGTCGTGCCGGTGAGCGCGCTCGGCGTCGATGCGGGCGATACGACCATCGGCCATCGCTTTCTGTCGCACGGCTTTATCGCGATTCCGAGCGCCGACGACTACTCGGAAACGCTGCGCACGAAGGCGCATGTCGTCGCAAATTTCGATGACCGCCGCGAATCCATCCGCACGCAATTGCAGGCGTTCGCAGGCGAAGACCGCGTCGTGATGCCGGAGTCGCTGCTCGACGAAGTGAACGCGCTCGTCGAATGGCCGGTCGTGTATCAGTGCCGCTTCGACGAGGAGTTCCTGCAAGTGCCGCAGGAGTGTCTCATCCTCACGATGCAGACGAACCAGAAGTATTTCGCGCTCACGGACCAGAACGGCAAGCTGCGCTCGCGTTTCCTGATCGTGTCGAACATCGATACGCAAACGCCTGCCGAGATCATCGAGGGCAACGAGCGCGTGGTGCGTCCGCGTCTCGCGGATGCGAAGTTCTTCTTCACGCAGGACAAGAAGAAGCGCCTCGAAGAGCGCGTGCCGCTGCTTGCCAACGTGGTCTATCACAACAAGCTCGGCTCGACGCTCGAACGCGTACAGCGTCTCGAAGCGCTCGCGGGCGAAATTGCGCCGATGGTCGGCGTCGATGCCGCGCTCACGCGCCGCGCGGCGCGTCTTGCGAAGGCCGACTTGCTGACCGACATGGTCGGCGAATTCCCCGAGCTGCAAGGCACGATGGGCACCTACTACGCGCGCCACGACGGCGAGCCCGAAGAAGTCGCGCTCGCGTGCTCGGAGCATTACCAGCCGCGCTTCTCCGGCGACGACACGCCGTCCACGGGCGTCGGCTCGGCGGTCGCGCTCGCGGACAAGCTCGAAACGATCGTCGGCATCTGGGGCATCGGTCTCGCGCCGACGGGCGAGAAGGACCCGTTCGCGCTGCGCCGTCATGCGCTCGGCGTGCTGCGCATCCTGCTCGAAAAGAAGCTGCCGGTCGACCTGCGCGATCTCGTCGCCGCCGCGCAGCGCCAGTTCGCCGGCATGCCGCAAGTCGCGGATTCGACCGAAGCCGTCTATGCATTCTTCCTCGACCGTCTGCGTGGCCTCTTGCGCGAACGCGGCTTCGAAGCCAACGACATCGAGGCCGTTCTCAGCCTGAATCCGACGCGTCTCGACGATATCGTCGCGCGGCTGGACGCCGTGCGCGAATTCGCGGCGCTGCCGGAAGCGGCATCGCTCGCAGCGGCCAACAAGCGCATCACGAACATCCTCAAGAAGTCCGAGCAAGGCGCGCCTTCGTCGGTGAATCCGGAACTGCTCGTGGAACCGGCCGAGAAGAATCTGTACGCGCAGATTCAAAGCGTGACGCCGCGCGTGCAAAGCCAGCTCGCCGCGCGCAATTACACGGAAGCGTTGAGCGCGCTTGCCGCGCTGCGCGAGAGCGTCGATACGTTCTTCAACGACGTGATGGTGAACGCGGAAGACGCGGCGCTCAGAAACAACCGCCTCGCCCTGCTCGGCGCGCTGCATCAGCAGATGAACTGCGTGGCCGACATCTCCAAGCTCGCGGCGTAA
- the glyQ gene encoding glycine--tRNA ligase subunit alpha produces the protein MLTFQQIILTLQSYWNDKGCALLQPIDMEVGAGTSHVHTFLRAIGPEPWRAAYVQPSRRPKDGRYGENPNRLQHYYQYQVVLKPAPENILDLYLGSLEALGFDLKQNDVRFVEDDWENPTLGAWGLGWEVWLNGMEVTQFTYFQQVGGLDCKPVLGEITYGLERLAMYLQKVENVYDLVWTEWEEDGPNGKVLRRLTYGDVYHQNEVEQSTYNFEHANVDLLFNFFNSYEAEAKKMIEAKLALPAYELVLKAGHTFNLLDARGAISVTERAAYIGRIRALSRLVAQAYYDSRESLGFPMLGNPVHAAAELVTDQQEAARPAWAPPLKVESAPPGETRNNDQV, from the coding sequence ATGCTCACCTTTCAGCAAATCATCCTGACGCTGCAGTCCTATTGGAACGACAAGGGCTGCGCGCTTCTCCAGCCCATCGACATGGAAGTCGGCGCGGGCACCTCGCACGTGCACACCTTCCTGCGCGCGATCGGTCCCGAGCCGTGGCGCGCGGCCTACGTGCAGCCGTCGCGCCGCCCGAAGGACGGCCGCTATGGCGAGAACCCCAACCGCCTGCAGCACTACTATCAGTATCAGGTCGTGCTCAAGCCCGCGCCCGAAAACATCCTCGATCTGTATCTCGGCTCGCTCGAAGCACTCGGCTTCGATCTGAAGCAGAACGACGTGCGCTTCGTCGAAGACGACTGGGAGAACCCGACGCTCGGCGCATGGGGACTCGGCTGGGAAGTGTGGCTCAACGGCATGGAAGTGACGCAGTTCACGTACTTCCAGCAGGTAGGCGGCCTCGACTGCAAGCCGGTGCTCGGCGAGATCACGTACGGTCTCGAACGCCTCGCCATGTATTTGCAGAAAGTGGAGAACGTGTACGACCTCGTCTGGACCGAATGGGAAGAAGACGGCCCGAACGGCAAGGTGCTGCGCCGCCTGACTTACGGCGACGTCTATCACCAGAACGAAGTCGAGCAGTCCACCTACAACTTCGAGCACGCGAACGTCGATCTGCTCTTCAACTTCTTCAACAGCTACGAAGCCGAAGCCAAGAAGATGATCGAGGCGAAGCTCGCGCTGCCCGCGTATGAACTCGTGCTGAAGGCCGGCCATACGTTCAATCTGCTCGATGCGCGCGGCGCGATTTCCGTGACCGAGCGCGCGGCGTATATCGGCCGCATTCGGGCGTTGTCGCGTCTCGTCGCGCAGGCTTATTACGATTCCCGCGAAAGTCTCGGCTTCCCGATGCTAGGCAATCCGGTGCACGCCGCCGCGGAGCTCGTCACCGATCAGCAGGAAGCCGCGCGTCCGGCCTGGGCGCCGCCGCTGAAGGTGGAAAGCGCGCCGCCGGGCGAAACGCGCAACAACGATCAGGTTTGA